One window of Anaerolineales bacterium genomic DNA carries:
- the tuf gene encoding elongation factor Tu, which produces MAKGKFDRSKPHLNVGTMGHIDHGKTTLTAAITKVAGFAGQAEFKAYDQIDNAPEEKARGITINIAHVEYQTDKRHYAHVDMPGHRDYIKNMITGAAQVDGAILVVAAPDGPMPQTREHVLLARQVEVPSIVVFLNKVDMMDDPELLELVELELRELLSSYGFPGDTTPIVRGSAKNALDSTSTDPNAPEYACIKELLRVVDEYIPEPKRDKDKPFMMAVEDVFSIKGRGTVVTGRVDRGVAKKGDAIEIVGLRETKSSVITGTEMFHKELDEVVAGDNAGILLRGIERTDVERGQVLVKPGSVTPHKKFLAEVYVLKKEEGGRHKAFFSGYRPQFYIRTMDVTGDIKLPDGVEMVMPGDNVNLEVELIVPVALEQGSKFAIREGGLTVGAGVVTKIIA; this is translated from the coding sequence ATGGCGAAAGGAAAGTTTGACAGGAGCAAGCCGCATCTGAACGTAGGGACGATGGGGCACATCGACCACGGCAAGACGACGCTGACGGCTGCGATCACGAAAGTGGCGGGTTTCGCCGGGCAGGCGGAATTCAAAGCGTATGATCAGATCGACAATGCGCCGGAAGAGAAAGCGCGCGGGATCACGATCAACATTGCGCATGTCGAATACCAGACGGACAAGCGGCACTACGCCCACGTGGACATGCCGGGACACCGCGACTACATCAAGAACATGATCACGGGCGCGGCGCAGGTGGACGGCGCGATCCTGGTGGTGGCGGCTCCGGATGGACCAATGCCGCAGACCCGCGAACACGTGCTTTTGGCGCGCCAGGTGGAAGTGCCGAGTATTGTCGTGTTCCTGAACAAGGTCGACATGATGGACGACCCGGAGCTGCTCGAACTGGTCGAGTTGGAACTGCGCGAACTGCTCTCGAGCTACGGCTTCCCGGGCGACACGACCCCGATCGTGCGCGGCAGCGCCAAGAACGCGCTGGACAGCACCTCGACCGACCCGAACGCGCCGGAATATGCCTGCATCAAGGAGTTGCTGCGGGTGGTGGATGAATACATCCCGGAACCGAAGCGCGACAAGGACAAGCCGTTCATGATGGCGGTGGAGGACGTGTTCTCGATCAAGGGGCGCGGGACGGTGGTGACCGGACGGGTGGACCGCGGCGTCGCCAAGAAGGGCGACGCGATTGAGATCGTGGGTTTGCGCGAGACGAAGAGCAGTGTCATCACGGGCACCGAGATGTTCCACAAGGAGTTGGACGAAGTGGTGGCGGGCGACAACGCGGGCATCCTGCTGCGCGGCATCGAACGCACGGACGTGGAGCGCGGACAGGTGCTGGTGAAGCCGGGCTCGGTGACGCCGCACAAGAAGTTCCTGGCGGAGGTGTACGTGTTGAAGAAGGAAGAGGGCGGGCGTCACAAGGCATTCTTCTCTGGGTATCGACCGCAGTTCTACATTCGCACGATGGATGTGACGGGCGACATCAAGCTGCCGGACGGCGTGGAGATGGTGATGCCGGGCGACAACGTGAACCTGGAAGTGGAGTTGATCGTGCCGGTGGCGTTGGAGCAGGGCTCGAAGTTCGCCATCCGTGAAGGCGGTCTGACCGTCGGCGCCGGTGTCGTCACCAAGATCATCGCGTAA
- the rpsG gene encoding 30S ribosomal protein S7 gives MRRAKPERREILPDIRYNSLNLQIVIQHVLKRGKKSVAAGLVYDAMDLIKERTEKSPMEVFDTALKNVGPAMEVRPRRVGGATYQVPMEVSADRRTTLAIRWILSSARERSGKSFPDKLASELIDAANETGASIRKRDETHKMAEANRAFSHYRI, from the coding sequence ATGCGCAGAGCAAAACCCGAAAGAAGGGAAATCCTTCCCGATATCCGTTACAACAGCCTTAACCTGCAGATCGTGATTCAGCATGTTCTGAAACGCGGCAAGAAGAGCGTTGCCGCAGGGTTGGTGTACGACGCCATGGATTTAATTAAAGAGCGCACTGAAAAGAGTCCGATGGAAGTCTTCGATACGGCGCTTAAAAATGTGGGTCCCGCCATGGAAGTCCGCCCGAGACGCGTCGGCGGTGCGACATATCAGGTGCCAATGGAAGTTTCGGCAGACCGTCGCACAACATTGGCGATCCGCTGGATTCTCAGTTCGGCGCGCGAACGCTCGGGCAAGTCCTTTCCAGATAAACTGGCGTCGGAATTGATCGACGCCGCCAATGAAACCGGGGCTTCGATCCGCAAGCGCGACGAAACGCACAAGATGGCAGAAGCGAACCGCGCGTTCTCTCATTATCGAATTTAG
- the rpsL gene encoding 30S ribosomal protein S12, with the protein MPTVNQMVRKGRKDKKSKSKAPALQFTLNSYKQRRFRQDKGAPQKRGVCTVVRTMTPKKPNSALRKIARVRLSNGIEVTAYIPGEGHQLQEHSVVLVRGGRVKDLPGVRYHIVRGTLDTTGVANRKQARSKYGAKRPK; encoded by the coding sequence GTGCCGACAGTAAACCAGATGGTCCGCAAGGGCCGCAAAGACAAGAAATCGAAAAGCAAAGCGCCTGCCTTGCAGTTCACCTTGAACAGCTATAAGCAGCGTCGCTTCCGCCAGGATAAAGGCGCGCCCCAAAAGCGCGGTGTTTGCACCGTTGTGCGCACAATGACGCCGAAGAAGCCGAATTCAGCGCTTCGTAAGATCGCCCGTGTTCGCTTGAGCAACGGCATCGAAGTGACGGCTTACATTCCCGGCGAAGGACATCAATTGCAGGAACATTCGGTTGTTCTTGTCCGCGGCGGACGTGTAAAGGATCTGCCTGGCGTGCGTTATCACATCGTGCGCGGTACTCTCGACACGACCGGCGTTGCGAATCGGAAGCAAGCCCGCTCCAAATACGGCGCGAAGCGGCCCAAGTAA
- the fusA gene encoding elongation factor G — translation MAREYPLEQYRNIGIIAHIDAGKTTTTERIMFYTGLTHRIGSVDEGTTVTDWMVQERERGITIVSAAVSAEWKGYQVNIIDTPGHIDFTAEVQRSLRVLDGGVVVFDAVQGVEPQSETVWRQADRYGVPRICFVNKMDRVGASYERTIETIIDRLGANPIPMQVPIGFEASFRGVIDLLSMQAIIWEDDLGKEPKITEVPGDMKAQAEEARAKMVEKIAELDDDLIHKFLESQEITVPELKAALRKGVIANKATPVFCGSSLKNKGVQVMLDAVVDYLPSPADKPTISASEPGNPENTFELPTVDDAPLSALVFKIVTDPYVGRLAYIRVYSGVLSQGQTVQNSTKGKKERIGRLLRMHADRREDITEIRAGDIGAVLGFKESFTGDTLCDNKSLVLESISFPEPVISIAIEPKSSSDQEKMGEALRKLAEEDPTFRVNSDENTGQTVIRGMGELHLDIIVDRLLREFKVQANVGTPRVAYRESITKPVKEVNYKYAKQSGGKGQYGHVVFSLEPGERGSGIVFENKIVGGAIPKEFINPVEKGFREACESGVLAGYPVVDVKITLFDGSFHEVDSSEMAFKLAASIGFKEGANKANPILLEPMMKVEVVVPEEYLGDVMGQINSRRGLIQGMDVRPGNAQAIRAMVPLGEMFGYATQLRSATQGRGVFSMEFDHYAPVAQSVAEEILKS, via the coding sequence ATGGCGCGTGAATATCCGCTCGAACAATATAGGAATATTGGCATTATTGCCCACATTGACGCCGGTAAAACGACCACCACCGAGCGGATCATGTTCTATACCGGTTTAACTCACCGGATAGGCTCTGTCGATGAAGGCACCACCGTGACGGACTGGATGGTCCAGGAGCGGGAGCGTGGAATCACAATTGTTTCCGCCGCTGTCTCCGCCGAGTGGAAGGGATACCAGGTCAACATCATCGATACCCCGGGCCACATCGACTTTACCGCCGAAGTTCAACGTTCCCTCCGTGTATTGGATGGGGGCGTTGTTGTGTTTGATGCCGTCCAGGGAGTGGAACCGCAGTCCGAAACCGTCTGGCGCCAGGCGGATCGTTACGGCGTTCCGCGTATTTGTTTTGTCAATAAGATGGACCGTGTCGGCGCTTCCTACGAAAGAACCATCGAGACCATCATCGACCGTCTCGGCGCCAACCCCATACCGATGCAGGTCCCGATCGGTTTTGAGGCGTCCTTCAGGGGAGTCATTGACCTGCTTTCGATGCAGGCAATAATTTGGGAGGACGATCTCGGCAAGGAACCAAAAATCACCGAAGTCCCCGGGGACATGAAAGCGCAGGCAGAAGAAGCCCGCGCAAAAATGGTGGAAAAGATCGCGGAACTCGACGACGACCTCATCCATAAATTCCTCGAATCACAGGAAATCACCGTACCCGAACTCAAAGCTGCGTTGCGTAAGGGTGTCATTGCGAACAAGGCTACCCCTGTTTTCTGCGGTTCTTCATTGAAGAACAAGGGTGTTCAGGTAATGCTAGACGCAGTTGTGGATTACCTTCCCTCCCCGGCAGATAAACCCACCATTTCGGCTTCCGAACCTGGAAATCCCGAAAACACATTCGAGCTCCCGACTGTCGACGATGCTCCTCTGAGTGCGCTCGTCTTCAAGATAGTGACCGATCCCTATGTTGGGCGTCTTGCTTATATCCGTGTTTACTCCGGCGTCTTGAGCCAGGGACAAACCGTTCAGAACAGCACCAAGGGGAAGAAAGAACGCATCGGGCGCCTTTTGAGAATGCATGCCGACCGCCGCGAAGATATTACTGAAATCCGTGCAGGCGATATCGGCGCAGTGCTTGGTTTCAAAGAATCTTTCACGGGCGATACCCTTTGTGATAATAAGTCGCTCGTTTTGGAAAGCATCTCCTTCCCCGAACCCGTTATCTCCATCGCCATCGAGCCGAAGAGTTCGAGCGACCAGGAAAAGATGGGTGAAGCGCTTCGCAAGCTTGCTGAAGAGGATCCCACGTTCCGTGTCAATTCCGATGAAAACACCGGTCAGACTGTGATCCGCGGTATGGGCGAGTTGCATCTTGATATCATCGTTGACCGCCTCCTGCGCGAGTTCAAAGTTCAGGCGAACGTCGGTACCCCCCGCGTTGCTTATCGCGAATCGATCACCAAACCCGTCAAGGAAGTCAACTACAAATACGCGAAGCAAAGCGGCGGCAAAGGGCAATATGGTCATGTTGTCTTCTCTCTCGAGCCGGGTGAACGCGGGAGCGGCATTGTCTTCGAAAACAAGATCGTCGGCGGCGCGATTCCGAAGGAATTCATCAATCCGGTCGAAAAGGGTTTCCGCGAAGCTTGCGAGAGCGGCGTCCTTGCCGGTTACCCGGTTGTGGATGTGAAGATCACGCTTTTCGACGGTTCCTTCCACGAAGTCGACTCGAGCGAAATGGCGTTCAAACTTGCCGCCTCGATCGGTTTCAAGGAAGGCGCTAACAAGGCAAATCCCATTCTTCTCGAACCAATGATGAAGGTGGAGGTTGTTGTCCCCGAGGAATATCTCGGTGACGTGATGGGCCAGATCAATAGCCGCCGCGGTTTGATTCAAGGTATGGACGTCCGCCCCGGCAATGCGCAGGCGATCCGCGCCATGGTTCCATTGGGCGAAATGTTCGGGTATGCCACCCAGCTTCGTTCGGCCACCCAGGGACGCGGTGTCTTTAGCATGGAATTCGACCACTACGCGCCGGTCGCGCAGTCGGTTGCTGAAGAAATTTTGAAATCGTAA
- the rpsJ gene encoding 30S ribosomal protein S10 encodes MAKQKIRIRLKAYDHRVLDQSAKRIVETAERTGAHVVGPVPLPSKKERYTIRRSSFIDKDSHEHFEIRTHNRLIDVLDPDSKTIDMLMRLNLPAGVDIEIKI; translated from the coding sequence ATGGCAAAACAGAAAATTCGCATCCGCCTCAAGGCTTATGATCATCGCGTTCTCGACCAATCCGCCAAGCGGATCGTCGAGACCGCGGAACGCACAGGCGCTCATGTGGTTGGTCCCGTGCCCTTGCCAAGCAAGAAGGAACGCTATACAATACGTCGCTCTTCCTTCATTGACAAGGACTCTCATGAGCACTTCGAGATCCGCACACACAATCGTTTGATCGATGTGCTGGACCCAGACTCGAAGACAATCGATATGCTGATGCGGTTGAATTTGCCCGCAGGCGTCGACATCGAAATCAAAATCTAG